The genomic window TGGGCTCCCTCGCCCCCCCGGGCGCGCTGCACCTGCATCTTCTGGCTGAGGCCGACGGGCGGCGCGTCACCCTGTCCGGCGCAGGCCGTGCCGCCCTGCTTGACAGGCTTTCCCGCGAATGGGGCGCGCATGTCTGACCGCGCCGCCCTGTCGCGGGATTTCCTCGCCCGCTCCGGCTGGGGCGATGCGGATCGCGCCTTCCTTGCGGGCGATGCCTCCGACCGGTCTTACGACCGGCTGCGGCGCGGAGGACAGACCGCCGTGCTGATGGATGCCCCGCCGGGCAAGGGCGACGACCCCGCCGTCTTCCTGCGGATCGCGGCCCATCTGCGCGGCCTCGGCCTGTCGGCGCCAGAGGTGCTGGCGCAGGATCTGGCGCATGGCTTCCTGCTGCTGGAGGACCTGGGCGATGCCCTTTATGCCCGGCTGATCCCTGCCGATCCGGCAGCCGAGATGCCGCTTTACGCCGCCGCAACCGATGTGCTTGTGCATCTTCAGGCGCATCCCGCCCCCGACGGCCTGCCCGACCTTTCGGCAGGGGACTGGGCGCGCGCGGCGGATTTCGCGCTGGACTGGTATCGCCATGCCATCACCGGCGACCGCTGCGATACCGGGCCCTTGGTCGCCACGCTGGCCGACCTGCTTGCCACTTACGCCGACGGCCCGCGCGTGATGATCCTGCGCGATTACCACGCCGAGAACCTGCTCTGGCTCCCTGGGAGCGAGGGGCTGCGGCGGGTCGGCCTGCTCGATTTCCAGCTGGGGCAGATGGGCCAGCCGGGCTACGATCTGGTCTCGCTGTTGCAGGACGCGCGCCGCGACGTGTCGCCGGAAACCGGGGCCGCGATGATGGCGCGGTTCACCACGGCGACCGGGGCCGACCCCGAAAGCTTCGCCCGCGCCTGTGCCGTGCTTGGCGCCCAGCGCGCCCTGCGCATTCTGGGCATCTTTGCCCGGCTGTGCCTGAAGGACGGCAAGCCGCAATACCTGCGGCTGATCCCGCGCGTCTGGGGCCAGTTGCAGCAGAACCTCGCGCATCCCGCGCTGGCCCCGTTGCGCACGATCTGCGACAGGCTGTTGCCGGAGCCCACCCCCGACCGGCTGGAAAGGATCGGCAGGCAATGCGGAACGACCCCGAAGCCCTGATGCTGTTCGCCGCCGGTTTCGGCACCCGGATGGGTGCGCTGACCGCAGACCGGCCGAAGCCGCTGATCCCGGTGGCCGGGCGGGCACTGATCGACCATGCGCTGGCGCTGGCCGATGCGGCGGGCATCACGCGCAAGGTGGTCAACCTGCACTACCTGCCCGACCGGCTTGCCGCCCACCTTGCCGCCCGCCCCGATGTCGCCCTGTCCTGGGAGCGTGACCGGATCCTCGATACCGGCGGCGGTTTGCGGGCGGCGCTGCCGCTGCTGGGCGACGGCCCGGTGCTCACGCTGAACACCGATGCGGTCTGGACGGGGCAGAACCCGCTGACACAACTCCGCGCCGCCTGGGATGGCGCGCGGATGGATGCGCTGCTGCTGGTCTTGCCGGTGGGCGCGGCGCAGGGGCACCCCGCCCGCGCCGACTTCACGCTCGACGGGCAGGGCCGGATTGCGCGGGCCGATGGGGCCGAGGGCTTGGTGTATCTTGGCGCGCAGATCATCCGCCCCGACCTGCTGGCGGGGTTTGCCGAGGCCAGCTTCTCGCTCAACCTGCTGTGGGACCGGCTGATCGGGCAAGGCCGGGCCTACGGGCTTATCCATCACGGCGGCTGGTGCGATGTCGGCCGCCCCGAAGGCATCGCGGATGCCGAAGCCCTGCTGGCTGCCGATGTTTGACATGCCCGGCCCCCGCCTGTTCGCGCTGCCGCCCGGTGTCGATTTCCCGGCGCTGCTGGTGCAGGGTCTGCGTGAAAGGCTGGCGGGCCAGCCGCCCGAGGCGATGGCGCAGGTGCAGCTTTTCGTCAACACCCAGCGGATGCGACGGCGGATCACCGACCTGTTCGCCGCGCAAGGTGCCGGTTTCCTGCCTCGCCTTCGGGTGGTCACCGATCTGGGGCCAGAGGCGGCGCTGGCCGGTCTGCCCCCCGCCGTTCCGCCGCTGCGGCGCAGGCTGGAGCTTACGCAGCTTGTCGCGCGCCTGCTGGATGGGCAACCCGATCTCGCCCCGCGCGCCGCGCTTTACGATCTGGCCGACAGCCTCGCCACCCTGATGGACGAGATGCAGGGCGAAGGCGTCAGCCCTGCCACGATTGCGGCGCTCGACGTGTCGGACCATTCGGCGCACTGGCACCGCACGCAGGCGTTCATGGCCATCGTCGCGCCGTTCTTCGCCGGAACCGAGGCGCCCGATTCCGAAACCCGGCAGCGAATGGTGGTCACGGCGCTGGCCGCCAGCTGGGCCGCAGATCCGCCGCCGGGGCCGGTGATCGTGGCAGGCTCCACCGGGTCGCGCGGCACCACGGCGCTCTTGATGCAGGCGGTGGCCGGGCTGCCGCAGGGCGCGCTGGTGCTGCCGGGGTTCGATTTCGACCTGCCGGGCACGGTGTGGCAGGGGCTTGGCGATGCGCTGACCGCAGAGGATCATCCGCAGTTCCGCTTCCGCCGCCTGATAGATGCCTTGGGTCTTTCCCCCGGCGACGTGGCGCCATGGGTTACGGCGGATGCGCCCAGCACGGCGCGCAACCGTCTGATTTCGCTGTCATTGCGCCCAGCCCCCGTCACCGACCAATGGCTGACCGAAGGCAAGCGTCTGCCCGATCTGGGGCAGGCGACGGAAGGCATGACCCTGATCGAGGCGCAAACGCCAAGGGCCGAGGCGCTGGCCATTGCCCTGATCCTGCGCCATGCCGCCGAGCAGGGCCGCCGGGCGGCGCTGATCACCCCCGACCGCAACCTGACCCGACAGGTCACTGCGGCGCTGGACCGCTGGGGCATCCTGCCCGACGATTCCGCCGGGCGGCCGCTGGCGCTTTCGGCACCGGGGCGGCTGTTGCGCCATGTCGCGGGGCTGATCGGGCAGCGCCTGACCGCCGAGGCGCTGCTGACCCTGCTGAAGCATCCGCTGACCGCCAGCGGGGCGGCCCGGGGCACGCATCTGCGCTTCACCCGTGATCTGGAACTGAAGCTGCGGAAATACGGGCCGCCCTTCCCCACCGGCGCGGTGCTGACTGAATGGGCGGCCACCCGGCCCGACCCGCTGGCACTGCCCTGGGCCGAATGGCTGGCCGGGGCGCTGGCGGGCCTGGAAACCATCGGCCCGCGCCCGCTGTCCGACCATGTGGCACAGCATCTCGCCCTGACCGAAACGCTGGCGCGCGGCCCGGATGGCGCCACCTCCGGCGGCCTCTGGCTGGAAAAGCCCGGCGAGGCGGCACTGGCCGCGATGGCCGAATTGCAGCGCGAGGCCCCGCATGGCGGCACCCTGACCCCCGCCGACTACCGCGCCCTGTTCGAGGCTATCCTCGCCAAGGGCGAGGTGCGCGAGGATGTCCAGCCCCACCCGCATCTGATGATCTGGGGCACGCTGGAGGCGCGGGTGCAGGGCGCCGATCTGGTCATCCTCGGCGGGCTCAACGATGGCATCTGGCCGCAGATGCCGCCGCCCGACCCGTGGCTGAACCGCCAGATGCGGCTGCGTGCCGGGCTCTTGCTGCCCGAACGGCGGATCGGGCTGTCGGCGCATGACTATCAGCAGGCCATAGCCGCGCCCGAGGTGGTGCTTACCCGCGCGCTCCGCGATGCCGAGGCGGAATCCGTGCCCTCGCGCTGGCTGAACCGCTTGCAGAACCTGCTGGGCGGCTTGCCCGCGCAGGGCGGGCCGCTGGCGCTGGCGGCAATGCAGGGGCGCGGGGCGGGCTGGCTGGCGCTGGCCGCGCGGCTGGAACTGCCCGAGGCGACCTTGCCCCCCGCCAAGCGCCCCGCGCCGCGCCCCCCGGTCGCCGCCCGGCCGACCGAACTGGCGGTGACCGGCATCCG from Paracoccaceae bacterium Fryx2 includes these protein-coding regions:
- a CDS encoding phosphotransferase is translated as MSDRAALSRDFLARSGWGDADRAFLAGDASDRSYDRLRRGGQTAVLMDAPPGKGDDPAVFLRIAAHLRGLGLSAPEVLAQDLAHGFLLLEDLGDALYARLIPADPAAEMPLYAAATDVLVHLQAHPAPDGLPDLSAGDWARAADFALDWYRHAITGDRCDTGPLVATLADLLATYADGPRVMILRDYHAENLLWLPGSEGLRRVGLLDFQLGQMGQPGYDLVSLLQDARRDVSPETGAAMMARFTTATGADPESFARACAVLGAQRALRILGIFARLCLKDGKPQYLRLIPRVWGQLQQNLAHPALAPLRTICDRLLPEPTPDRLERIGRQCGTTPKP
- a CDS encoding nucleotidyltransferase family protein, which gives rise to MRNDPEALMLFAAGFGTRMGALTADRPKPLIPVAGRALIDHALALADAAGITRKVVNLHYLPDRLAAHLAARPDVALSWERDRILDTGGGLRAALPLLGDGPVLTLNTDAVWTGQNPLTQLRAAWDGARMDALLLVLPVGAAQGHPARADFTLDGQGRIARADGAEGLVYLGAQIIRPDLLAGFAEASFSLNLLWDRLIGQGRAYGLIHHGGWCDVGRPEGIADAEALLAADV
- the addB gene encoding double-strand break repair protein AddB, giving the protein MFDMPGPRLFALPPGVDFPALLVQGLRERLAGQPPEAMAQVQLFVNTQRMRRRITDLFAAQGAGFLPRLRVVTDLGPEAALAGLPPAVPPLRRRLELTQLVARLLDGQPDLAPRAALYDLADSLATLMDEMQGEGVSPATIAALDVSDHSAHWHRTQAFMAIVAPFFAGTEAPDSETRQRMVVTALAASWAADPPPGPVIVAGSTGSRGTTALLMQAVAGLPQGALVLPGFDFDLPGTVWQGLGDALTAEDHPQFRFRRLIDALGLSPGDVAPWVTADAPSTARNRLISLSLRPAPVTDQWLTEGKRLPDLGQATEGMTLIEAQTPRAEALAIALILRHAAEQGRRAALITPDRNLTRQVTAALDRWGILPDDSAGRPLALSAPGRLLRHVAGLIGQRLTAEALLTLLKHPLTASGAARGTHLRFTRDLELKLRKYGPPFPTGAVLTEWAATRPDPLALPWAEWLAGALAGLETIGPRPLSDHVAQHLALTETLARGPDGATSGGLWLEKPGEAALAAMAELQREAPHGGTLTPADYRALFEAILAKGEVREDVQPHPHLMIWGTLEARVQGADLVILGGLNDGIWPQMPPPDPWLNRQMRLRAGLLLPERRIGLSAHDYQQAIAAPEVVLTRALRDAEAESVPSRWLNRLQNLLGGLPAQGGPLALAAMQGRGAGWLALAARLELPEATLPPAKRPAPRPPVAARPTELAVTGIRTLIRDPYAIYARYILRLKKLDPLKQSPDARLRGSLLHTILERFVKDRPEETRAEARLRLMDIAEQVLVTEAPWPAARALWRARLDRSADFFLTAEAAQAGVPLVIETPGHVTLTPLPFTLTAKPDRIDALPDGRVHILDYKTGAPPTAKMQAAYDKQLLLEAAMAERGAFAALGGPREVARISYIGLGASPKVEETVISQDMLGRVWEDLHRLIARYLTHDQGYAARRAVFEERFPGDYDHLARYGEWEMNAWPEPEDVG